From the Synechococcus sp. Nb3U1 genome, one window contains:
- the secD gene encoding protein translocase subunit SecD yields MVKSSGSLLNRLAFLRGLLLILAVVVAFVYVGFSREVRLGLDLKGGTQLTLQALPTEEVTEITPNVMQGVEAVIQQRINGLGVAEPLVQISGQDRLFVQLPGVADPDRAIALLGDTAQLDFRKGLVPANTLPRNELGEVTAGEEPDALFEHVGLTGDLLRNAYPQAPRRGSQNWEVLLEFKPEGAERFTQLTRDLAGTGRSIGIFLDDVLISAPVVGAEFARTGITGGTAVITGNFSVETANDLAVKLKAGALPARIQVIENRTVGATLGEVSVRRSLYAGIGGIVLVFIFMVAYYRLPGLIADVALLIYALCTFALFQLLGVTMTLPGIAGFILSIGMAVDANVLIFERIKEELREGKSLYKSISEGFNRAFSSILDSNVTTLLVCGVLFWLGVGLVKGFAVTLGIGILVSFFTALTCTRTLLLAAMGIPSLRKPQLYGVRMEVSQS; encoded by the coding sequence ATGGTTAAATCCTCGGGTTCATTGCTCAATCGGCTTGCCTTTTTGCGGGGACTGCTCCTCATCCTGGCGGTGGTGGTAGCTTTTGTCTACGTGGGCTTCAGTCGCGAAGTGCGCCTGGGTCTGGATCTCAAGGGGGGAACCCAACTCACCCTGCAAGCTCTGCCCACCGAGGAAGTGACCGAGATCACCCCTAATGTGATGCAGGGTGTGGAGGCTGTGATCCAGCAGCGCATCAATGGGTTGGGAGTAGCCGAGCCGTTGGTGCAAATCAGTGGTCAAGATCGCCTGTTTGTACAGTTGCCAGGGGTGGCGGATCCGGATCGCGCTATTGCCCTACTGGGGGATACTGCCCAACTGGACTTTCGCAAAGGTTTGGTACCCGCGAATACCCTGCCCCGTAATGAATTGGGGGAGGTGACCGCTGGTGAGGAGCCTGATGCTTTATTTGAGCATGTGGGCTTAACCGGGGATCTGCTGCGCAATGCTTACCCCCAAGCGCCCCGACGGGGATCCCAAAATTGGGAGGTGCTGCTGGAGTTTAAGCCGGAAGGGGCAGAAAGATTCACTCAGCTGACCCGTGATTTGGCCGGAACCGGTCGCTCGATTGGCATTTTCCTGGATGATGTGCTGATCAGCGCGCCGGTGGTGGGGGCGGAGTTTGCTCGCACTGGCATTACCGGCGGAACAGCCGTGATTACGGGAAACTTTTCGGTGGAAACCGCCAACGATCTGGCGGTCAAACTAAAAGCGGGAGCCTTGCCAGCCCGCATCCAGGTAATCGAGAACCGCACCGTTGGAGCCACTCTTGGGGAAGTGAGTGTGCGGCGCAGCCTCTATGCCGGCATCGGTGGCATTGTGCTGGTGTTTATCTTCATGGTGGCTTACTATCGTTTGCCGGGGTTGATTGCCGATGTGGCGCTGCTGATTTATGCCCTCTGTACCTTTGCCCTGTTTCAGTTACTGGGGGTAACCATGACCCTGCCGGGGATCGCGGGCTTTATCCTCAGTATTGGCATGGCAGTGGATGCCAATGTGTTGATTTTTGAGCGCATCAAGGAAGAACTGCGGGAAGGAAAATCCCTCTACAAGTCCATTTCGGAAGGGTTTAACCGCGCCTTCAGCAGCATTTTGGATAGCAACGTCACCACGCTCTTGGTCTGTGGCGTGCTCTTCTGGCTGGGGGTGGGTCTAGTGAAAGGGTTTGCGGTGACCCTTGGCATTGGCATCTTGGTCAGTTTCTTTACGGCGCTCACCTGTACCCGTACCTTGCTCTTGGCAGCAATGGGGATCCCGAGTTTGCGCAAACCTCAGCTTTATGGTGTTCGGATGGAGGTGTCCCAATCATGA
- a CDS encoding cation diffusion facilitator family transporter encodes MSLSVSSAVSGHRQRQVQKVLYITLGLNILVFWVKLILGLTTGSLSLIADALHSFTDSASNILGLLAMRFSSPEPDADHPYGHRKFESIGALGIAAFLGMASFEILQSAVVRFFEPNQTLEINQLTLVLMVGVLVINLFVTVYEHQRGKALSSRLLLADARHTLSDVWVTLAVLLGLVGVRLGLTWLDQALAFPVGLLVFWSGWQVLRENVPYLTDSVAIPPKALRELIMSLPGVLDCHEITSRGIPGQMIFIEMHMVVEPQDIESAHRITEEVEQLLRERYGAVRATIHLEPYSYIEGSDS; translated from the coding sequence ATGAGTCTGTCGGTTTCTAGTGCAGTCTCAGGACATCGTCAGCGCCAGGTGCAAAAGGTGTTGTACATCACCCTGGGGCTGAATATCTTGGTATTTTGGGTCAAGCTCATTCTGGGACTAACGACGGGATCCCTGAGCTTGATTGCCGATGCCTTGCACAGCTTTACCGACAGCGCCAGCAACATTTTAGGCCTATTGGCCATGCGCTTTTCTTCACCAGAGCCGGATGCTGATCATCCCTATGGACACCGAAAGTTTGAGTCCATTGGGGCCTTGGGGATTGCTGCCTTTCTGGGCATGGCCAGTTTTGAAATTTTGCAGTCGGCGGTTGTCCGCTTCTTTGAACCCAATCAAACATTGGAGATCAATCAACTTACCCTCGTCCTGATGGTAGGGGTTTTGGTGATCAATCTTTTCGTCACGGTTTACGAGCACCAACGAGGTAAGGCTCTGTCTAGTCGTTTGTTGCTGGCAGATGCCCGCCATACCCTCAGTGATGTTTGGGTAACCCTGGCGGTGCTGCTGGGGTTGGTTGGGGTGCGCCTGGGGTTGACCTGGCTGGATCAAGCCTTGGCCTTTCCGGTGGGCTTGCTGGTATTTTGGAGCGGCTGGCAGGTGTTGCGAGAAAATGTTCCCTATCTCACTGACAGTGTAGCCATTCCCCCCAAAGCTTTACGAGAGCTGATCATGAGCTTGCCAGGGGTGTTGGATTGCCATGAGATCACCTCCCGCGGGATCCCTGGGCAGATGATTTTTATCGAGATGCACATGGTGGTGGAACCTCAAGATATCGAGTCGGCCCATCGTATCACCGAAGAAGTGGAGCAACTGCTGCGGGAGCGCTATGGAGCAGTGCGGGCCACCATTCATCTGGAGCCCTATTCCTACATTGAGGGATCCGATTCTTGA
- a CDS encoding UDP-glucose dehydrogenase family protein has protein sequence MHVAVIGTGYVGLVTGACLAHLGHSVICVDNNPAKIEGLQRGRLPIYEPGLEELVRRGSASGQLRFTTDLRSGIENSQVIFIAVGTPALPSGDPDLRYVEAVAREIGQHLDEQYRVIVNKSTVPIGSGDWVRMIILDGAAEAAKQRFNSSGESHLEELRQAGNPETVTGQGSVATLQGSRWMPHFDVVSNPEFLREGSAIHDTFNPDRIVVGSDSERAIEIMQQLYEPILSRQGGLSGDPVPWVVTDLASAEMIKYAANAFLATKISFINEIANICERTGADVTQVADGIGLDKRIGRAFLNAGLGWGGSCFPKDVAALIQTAADYGYEARLLRATVEVNQEQRQRLVEKLQQALKVLKGKTIGLLGLTFKPNTDDMRDAPSLSLIEHLHKLGAKVKAYDPVVSGSGIREGLAHVVVETDVLRLAQDCDALVLVTEWQEFQTLDYGRLAGLMRRPLLIDGRNCLDRQALRQVGMTVLGVGW, from the coding sequence ATGCATGTTGCGGTCATTGGAACCGGCTATGTCGGGTTGGTCACGGGAGCTTGCCTGGCTCACCTCGGCCATTCAGTCATTTGTGTGGACAACAACCCAGCCAAAATCGAAGGACTGCAGCGGGGGCGATTGCCCATTTACGAGCCTGGCTTAGAGGAATTGGTGCGGCGGGGCTCCGCCAGTGGCCAGTTACGGTTCACCACCGATCTCCGCAGTGGGATCGAAAACAGCCAGGTCATCTTTATTGCTGTCGGTACGCCCGCCTTACCCAGTGGGGATCCAGATTTGCGCTATGTAGAGGCGGTGGCTCGAGAGATTGGCCAACATCTAGATGAGCAGTATCGGGTGATTGTTAACAAATCCACCGTCCCGATTGGCTCCGGTGACTGGGTGCGCATGATCATCCTGGATGGGGCAGCCGAGGCCGCCAAGCAACGGTTCAACAGCTCAGGAGAAAGTCACCTCGAGGAACTGCGGCAAGCAGGAAATCCAGAAACAGTGACTGGGCAAGGGAGCGTTGCCACTCTGCAGGGATCCCGTTGGATGCCCCACTTTGATGTGGTTAGCAACCCAGAATTTTTGCGGGAGGGCAGCGCCATTCACGACACTTTTAACCCCGATCGCATCGTGGTGGGATCCGACAGTGAGCGGGCCATCGAGATCATGCAGCAACTTTACGAGCCAATCCTCAGCCGCCAGGGGGGGCTAAGCGGGGATCCGGTTCCTTGGGTGGTGACCGATTTGGCCTCTGCTGAAATGATCAAATATGCCGCCAACGCCTTCTTGGCCACCAAGATTAGCTTTATCAACGAGATCGCCAACATTTGTGAGCGCACTGGGGCGGATGTGACGCAGGTGGCCGATGGGATCGGCTTAGATAAACGGATTGGCCGCGCTTTTTTGAATGCGGGCTTGGGCTGGGGGGGCAGTTGCTTCCCCAAGGATGTGGCGGCTCTGATTCAAACGGCAGCCGACTATGGCTACGAAGCCCGTCTTTTGCGTGCCACAGTCGAGGTGAACCAAGAGCAACGGCAACGCTTGGTGGAAAAGCTGCAACAGGCGCTGAAAGTTCTGAAGGGGAAAACCATCGGCTTACTGGGCCTTACCTTTAAGCCCAATACTGATGATATGCGGGATGCCCCGTCTCTGAGCCTGATCGAGCACCTGCACAAGCTGGGGGCCAAGGTGAAAGCCTATGATCCGGTGGTGTCGGGATCCGGGATCCGCGAGGGCTTGGCCCATGTGGTGGTGGAAACCGATGTGCTGCGGCTGGCCCAGGATTGTGATGCGCTGGTCTTGGTCACTGAATGGCAGGAGTTTCAGACTTTGGATTACGGTCGTTTAGCGGGCTTGATGCGGCGGCCCTTGCTGATCGACGGGCGTAACTGTCTAGATCGGCAGGCGTTGCGGCAGGTAGGCATGACTGTATTGGGGGTGGGTTGGTGA
- a CDS encoding UDP-glucuronic acid decarboxylase family protein → MKILVTGGMGFIGSHLVTRLLQEGHQVICLDNGYTGRQLNIEAHLQNPAFQLIHQDIVDPLPQVLEKSGIQQIYHLACPASPPHYQADPIRTIRTSVWGTYNLLQLAQKIQARLLLASTSEVYGDPLVHPQPEDYWGHVNPIGPRACYDESKRLAETLAFDWQRQYQIEIRVARIFNTYGPAMREDDGRVVSNFIVQALRGDPLTVYGDGSQTRSFCYVSDLVEGLLRLMHGSHPGPINLGNPHEFTVLELAQQVLALTGSASEIAHHPLPADDPKQRQPDIHKARTLLDWEPRIPLHSGLQLTIPYFRNRLGLG, encoded by the coding sequence TTGAAGATTCTGGTCACCGGCGGCATGGGGTTTATCGGATCCCATCTGGTAACGCGGCTGCTACAAGAAGGGCACCAGGTGATCTGCCTAGACAATGGTTATACCGGTCGCCAACTCAATATAGAAGCCCATCTGCAAAACCCTGCTTTTCAACTCATCCATCAAGATATTGTTGATCCCTTGCCGCAAGTCCTAGAAAAATCTGGGATCCAGCAAATCTATCACTTGGCCTGCCCCGCCTCCCCCCCCCACTACCAAGCGGATCCAATTCGCACCATTCGCACCAGCGTTTGGGGCACCTACAACCTCTTGCAATTGGCCCAGAAGATCCAGGCCAGGCTGCTGTTGGCCTCCACCTCGGAAGTATATGGGGATCCCTTAGTCCACCCACAACCGGAGGACTACTGGGGTCATGTCAACCCAATTGGCCCAAGGGCTTGCTATGACGAATCCAAGCGGTTAGCGGAAACCCTAGCTTTTGATTGGCAGCGGCAATATCAAATTGAGATCCGGGTGGCCCGTATTTTCAACACCTATGGCCCTGCCATGCGGGAGGATGATGGCCGGGTGGTGAGCAACTTCATTGTGCAAGCCTTGCGGGGGGATCCCCTGACGGTCTACGGAGATGGCTCCCAAACCCGCAGCTTTTGCTATGTCTCCGACTTGGTGGAGGGCCTGCTGCGGCTGATGCATGGATCCCATCCTGGCCCGATCAACTTGGGCAACCCGCATGAGTTCACGGTGTTGGAGCTAGCCCAACAGGTCTTGGCCCTAACGGGGAGCGCTTCAGAAATTGCCCATCATCCCCTGCCCGCAGACGACCCCAAACAACGGCAACCGGATATTCACAAGGCCCGCACCCTCCTAGACTGGGAACCGCGGATCCCGTTGCACTCGGGCCTGCAACTGACCATTCCCTATTTCCGCAACCGGCTGGGGTTGGGCTAA
- a CDS encoding diguanylate cyclase produces the protein MALSVMPLDSPSPYQEEPTTQIPKEASAQGSRGKSAEAFLTVLSGANTGMTLPLQDGLFLGRSGNVDIQLTDHGISRQHCRLDVENGRYILTDLKSLNGTYVNGERITRIPLLEGDRIQIGASTLKFAYYDWVEEAFFLQMASAAIYDPLTGLHNRRFFMEQLELEIQFALRHQTSLYVLYFDLDGFKLVNDQWGHLAGDQALIQAAHQLQAQVRKEDLLARLGGDEFALMVRGIEESQVLQLAERFRCAIESLSLEIGKIGSELVSFTCSIGIAAMGNLQGEVNRQKLLAAADHALYQAKARGRNRVVLL, from the coding sequence ATGGCCCTGTCCGTTATGCCCCTTGATTCCCCCTCCCCCTATCAAGAGGAGCCCACCACCCAAATTCCGAAAGAGGCCTCTGCACAGGGATCCCGTGGCAAATCTGCAGAGGCATTTTTGACCGTACTGAGTGGAGCCAATACCGGCATGACCCTACCCCTGCAGGATGGTTTGTTTTTGGGACGCAGCGGCAATGTGGATATTCAACTGACAGACCATGGCATTTCCCGGCAGCATTGTCGGCTGGATGTGGAGAACGGGCGCTACATTCTCACCGATCTCAAAAGCTTAAACGGCACCTACGTCAATGGCGAGCGCATTACCCGCATTCCTCTTCTAGAGGGGGATCGCATTCAAATTGGGGCTAGCACCCTCAAGTTTGCCTACTACGACTGGGTGGAAGAGGCCTTCTTTCTACAAATGGCCAGTGCCGCCATCTACGACCCCCTCACCGGGCTTCACAATCGGCGCTTTTTTATGGAGCAACTGGAGTTGGAGATTCAGTTTGCCCTGCGCCACCAGACCTCCCTTTACGTGCTCTACTTCGACTTAGACGGGTTCAAGCTGGTCAATGATCAATGGGGCCATTTGGCCGGGGATCAGGCCCTGATACAAGCGGCACACCAGTTGCAAGCCCAAGTGCGCAAAGAAGATCTGTTAGCCCGTTTGGGTGGGGATGAATTTGCTCTCATGGTGCGAGGCATCGAAGAATCCCAGGTCTTGCAGTTGGCGGAACGGTTTCGCTGTGCAATCGAGTCTTTATCCTTAGAGATAGGAAAGATAGGATCCGAGCTTGTTTCCTTTACCTGCAGCATCGGTATTGCCGCGATGGGGAACCTTCAGGGAGAAGTGAACCGACAAAAGTTACTGGCTGCAGCCGATCATGCTCTCTACCAAGCCAAAGCTAGGGGGCGCAACCGTGTGGTTTTACTGTGA
- the ssuE gene encoding NADPH-dependent FMN reductase, with amino-acid sequence MPDILLLSGSPSANSRSEAVLHHAAGLLPRQGFTTPFVSVRDLPPEDLVLTKFDSPQLKQIQAQVAQADGILISAPVYKASYPGVFKALLDLLDQDALTGKVILPMATGGTLAHLLAIDFAMKPVLSVMGATHILKGIYILSAQIQFDADGKLQLEAEIEERLQAGIQSLVEAVNS; translated from the coding sequence ATGCCTGACATTCTCTTGCTCTCGGGGAGTCCTAGCGCCAACTCTCGCTCAGAAGCAGTCTTGCACCATGCCGCCGGGCTACTTCCCAGACAGGGTTTCACCACTCCGTTCGTCTCGGTGCGAGATCTCCCCCCAGAGGATTTGGTGCTGACCAAATTCGATAGCCCACAGCTCAAGCAAATTCAGGCCCAAGTCGCCCAGGCAGACGGGATCCTCATCTCCGCCCCAGTTTACAAGGCCTCCTACCCAGGGGTTTTCAAGGCGCTATTGGATCTGCTCGATCAAGATGCCCTGACGGGGAAAGTGATCTTACCGATGGCCACAGGAGGAACATTAGCCCATTTGCTCGCCATTGACTTTGCGATGAAGCCGGTGCTGTCGGTGATGGGGGCAACCCATATTTTGAAAGGAATTTACATCCTCAGCGCTCAAATTCAGTTTGATGCTGATGGAAAGCTACAGTTAGAAGCGGAAATTGAGGAGCGGCTGCAAGCCGGGATCCAATCTCTGGTGGAGGCGGTGAACTCTTAA
- a CDS encoding transglutaminase family protein, whose translation MQIQIRHLIEYRYSSPAQLEPHTLRLRPRCDGIQNLLAFDLQVDPLPIGQSPLVDLEGNTTVQVWFGDPTEHLRIQTQATVLTLRQNPFDYLLFDWATHLPIDYPSTLAAQLQPYLGSQPEAAVQTLAWEVWDQVHGDSTAFLQQLNQRIHSECRYILREKGDPWPASLTWHRKTGSCRDLTLLFMEICRTVGLAARFVSGYQVSEPELPEASEESDETESDPVPTQSLAHSHLHAWAEVYLPGAGWRGFDPTQGLAVAEQHIALAASPHPSGATPISGHWLGRGIQSSMHYSIALSTSVQSQTQFPAGCPLRLT comes from the coding sequence GTGCAGATCCAAATCCGTCATCTCATTGAATATCGCTACAGCAGCCCAGCCCAACTGGAACCCCATACTCTGCGCCTACGCCCTCGCTGCGATGGGATTCAGAACCTCTTGGCCTTTGATCTGCAGGTGGATCCGCTCCCGATTGGCCAATCTCCACTGGTGGATTTAGAGGGCAACACTACTGTTCAAGTTTGGTTTGGGGATCCCACAGAACATCTGCGCATCCAAACCCAAGCCACGGTGCTCACCCTGCGGCAAAACCCCTTCGACTATCTTCTCTTCGATTGGGCCACCCACCTCCCCATTGATTATCCCAGTACCTTGGCTGCTCAGCTACAGCCCTACTTAGGGTCTCAACCTGAAGCCGCAGTGCAAACCCTTGCCTGGGAAGTTTGGGATCAGGTCCATGGAGACAGCACTGCTTTTTTGCAGCAGCTGAACCAGCGCATCCACAGCGAATGCCGCTACATCCTGCGGGAAAAAGGGGATCCCTGGCCTGCCAGCCTGACATGGCACCGCAAAACCGGCTCCTGCCGGGATCTGACCCTGCTGTTCATGGAGATCTGTCGCACAGTCGGCTTAGCAGCACGATTTGTCAGTGGCTATCAAGTGAGTGAGCCGGAGTTGCCCGAAGCATCTGAAGAATCTGATGAAACAGAATCGGATCCCGTTCCCACCCAGAGCCTGGCCCATTCTCATCTTCATGCTTGGGCGGAAGTGTATTTGCCAGGGGCAGGATGGCGAGGGTTTGACCCAACCCAAGGGTTAGCGGTAGCCGAACAACACATCGCCCTGGCCGCCAGCCCTCATCCCAGTGGCGCAACCCCGATCAGTGGCCATTGGCTAGGACGGGGCATTCAAAGCAGCATGCACTACAGCATCGCCCTCAGCACCTCTGTGCAAAGCCAAACCCAATTCCCTGCGGGTTGCCCTTTGCGCCTCACCTAA
- a CDS encoding DNA recombination-mediator protein A translates to MTQSIDISANVDTFLQELAAIQQVGPKRVAILGSRHVPITHQYLIETLSYALALTGNHILTSGAIGTNLAVIRGAMRADMKSLTVILPQSLERQPAESRASLEQVLHLVEHPENDHLSLAEASHLCNLEIISKCQQLICFVFHDSVTLLDACKHAEDQHKLVTLFYFD, encoded by the coding sequence TTGACCCAGTCTATTGATATCTCCGCTAACGTCGATACGTTTTTGCAGGAGTTGGCCGCCATTCAGCAGGTCGGGCCGAAGCGAGTTGCAATCCTGGGTAGTCGTCATGTGCCTATTACCCACCAGTATTTGATCGAAACCCTCAGTTACGCTTTAGCCCTAACCGGCAACCACATCCTCACCTCTGGGGCCATCGGCACCAATCTGGCGGTGATCCGCGGGGCGATGCGAGCAGATATGAAATCCCTGACGGTGATCCTGCCGCAAAGCTTGGAGCGGCAACCCGCGGAGTCGCGAGCCAGCCTCGAGCAGGTACTACACCTGGTGGAACACCCTGAGAACGACCATCTCTCTTTGGCGGAGGCCAGCCACCTGTGCAACCTCGAGATCATCAGCAAGTGTCAGCAGTTGATTTGCTTTGTTTTCCACGACAGCGTGACGCTGTTGGATGCCTGCAAGCATGCGGAAGATCAACACAAATTGGTGACCCTCTTCTATTTCGACTGA
- a CDS encoding CBS domain-containing protein, with amino-acid sequence MDLILCHQSADFDTLGAAVGAARLYPGARIVLTGGSLPGVQEFLSLHRDEFPLIEMRSVDPQQVQQWILVDCHDPDRLGKAASWLSAPGVAIEIFDHHVDDPETPAEAFWPQQRVTSHIEAVGATCTLLVERIRAAGIPLSPFERLALALGIHMDTGSLTFPETTARDAEALSWLVGQGVNLILLRRFLGDGLTPEMRELLSQGLTQMQVRQVGGYRLGEWLLDLPEFVPGLAGLVMRLMDLTDVDVLILVARQGERLSLIGRARQDFAQLGKLMSRYGGGGHDCAAAATLKASWEQPLPNPAELAQELMSALEERIPAPVTAQDLMSAPVRTIRPETTIDEAQRVLLRYGHSGLVVVDAEAQLVGVISRRDIDIALHHGFGHAPVKGYMTHEVKTLSPDTPLAQIQQLMVNWDIGRLPVLKDGQLVGIVTRTDVLRHLHELPSYSPFCAPVTGRDPHSHPSFDLTFAALSEHHRHLLQQATQIADERGLKVYLVGGAVRDLLLQQWGRQPLPDLDGLDLDLVVDGPYPLRGDGADPTGWGLILGQALQQHFPEARLEIHGKFQTAALIWPGGFCVDIASARTEFYPYPASPPEVAMGSIQQDLYRRDFSINALALRLNGSQRGQLLDFFGGQADLRQGLIRVLHPNSFIEDPTRIYRAVRFAVRLGFSLDPSTEERIRAAVASGLHDAVGGDRLKQELAYILGSRDWPLAFQRLSEWGALRCIHPDLEWDPSLQQRLQRVGAWANHFRRRYPELGSHEIWQLRLEALLLTLPQAPQVASQLHLTQAGIERLRNSPHYQTLLARLHPDLSPDQVVQLLQGLRILAVILMIGIAPKPARRLIWCYLQEWHWVKPLLNGHDLHRLGYAPGRYFQEILDQLRYHTLNGQLATPAEAETWLKEHFPLSQPASQSNQSK; translated from the coding sequence ATGGACTTGATCCTCTGTCATCAATCGGCGGATTTCGATACCCTTGGGGCGGCAGTGGGGGCAGCGCGGCTGTATCCGGGGGCGCGTATCGTCTTGACTGGGGGATCCCTGCCGGGGGTACAGGAATTTTTGTCCTTGCACCGGGATGAGTTTCCCTTGATTGAGATGCGCTCGGTGGATCCCCAGCAGGTTCAGCAGTGGATTTTGGTGGACTGTCATGACCCGGATCGCTTGGGCAAGGCGGCCTCGTGGCTGAGTGCCCCTGGGGTTGCCATTGAAATTTTCGACCACCATGTGGACGATCCAGAAACCCCAGCCGAAGCCTTCTGGCCCCAGCAGCGGGTTACCAGCCATATCGAAGCGGTAGGGGCGACCTGTACGTTACTGGTGGAACGGATTCGGGCTGCCGGGATCCCGCTCAGTCCGTTCGAGCGCTTGGCGCTGGCCTTGGGCATTCACATGGATACGGGATCCCTCACCTTTCCTGAGACCACAGCACGGGATGCTGAGGCTCTCTCTTGGTTGGTGGGCCAAGGGGTGAATTTGATCCTGCTACGGCGTTTTTTGGGGGATGGGCTCACTCCAGAAATGCGGGAACTGCTCAGCCAAGGGTTGACCCAGATGCAGGTGCGCCAGGTGGGGGGGTATCGGTTGGGGGAGTGGCTGCTGGATTTGCCGGAATTTGTGCCGGGGCTAGCCGGTTTGGTGATGCGGCTGATGGATCTGACGGATGTGGATGTGCTGATCCTGGTGGCGCGACAGGGGGAACGGCTGAGTTTGATCGGGCGGGCGAGACAGGATTTTGCTCAGCTGGGCAAACTGATGAGTCGTTATGGGGGGGGTGGACACGATTGTGCGGCAGCAGCCACGCTCAAAGCCAGTTGGGAGCAACCCCTACCCAACCCAGCGGAATTGGCCCAAGAGCTGATGAGCGCCCTAGAAGAACGGATCCCGGCTCCCGTCACTGCACAAGATCTGATGTCGGCCCCAGTGCGGACGATTCGCCCGGAAACTACGATTGACGAAGCTCAGCGAGTGCTGTTGCGCTACGGACATTCGGGGTTGGTGGTGGTGGATGCCGAGGCGCAGTTGGTGGGGGTGATCTCGCGGCGGGATATCGATATTGCCCTGCACCACGGCTTTGGTCATGCCCCCGTCAAAGGCTACATGACTCATGAAGTGAAAACCCTCTCCCCAGACACGCCTCTAGCCCAGATCCAACAGCTGATGGTGAATTGGGATATTGGTCGGCTGCCGGTTCTCAAGGATGGGCAGTTGGTGGGCATTGTCACCCGCACCGATGTGTTGCGCCATCTGCACGAGTTGCCCTCTTATTCGCCGTTTTGTGCCCCGGTGACCGGGCGGGATCCCCATTCGCACCCCAGCTTCGATCTCACCTTCGCAGCCTTATCGGAACACCATCGGCACCTGTTGCAACAGGCCACCCAAATCGCGGACGAACGGGGGCTGAAGGTGTACTTGGTAGGGGGAGCGGTACGGGATCTGCTTTTGCAGCAGTGGGGACGACAGCCACTACCGGATCTGGATGGACTGGATTTGGACTTGGTGGTGGATGGGCCCTACCCGCTGCGGGGGGATGGTGCAGATCCGACCGGATGGGGTTTGATTTTGGGGCAAGCCTTGCAACAGCACTTCCCGGAAGCGCGCCTGGAGATCCACGGCAAATTTCAAACGGCTGCCCTGATCTGGCCGGGGGGCTTTTGTGTGGATATTGCCAGTGCCCGCACGGAGTTTTACCCCTATCCGGCCTCTCCTCCGGAAGTGGCGATGGGATCCATCCAGCAGGATTTGTATCGGCGGGATTTTTCCATCAATGCCCTGGCCCTCCGCCTGAATGGCTCCCAACGGGGGCAACTGCTGGATTTTTTCGGCGGGCAGGCGGATCTGCGCCAGGGATTGATCCGGGTTTTACATCCCAACAGCTTCATCGAGGATCCCACCCGCATTTATCGGGCGGTGCGCTTTGCAGTGCGTCTAGGCTTTTCCCTGGATCCCAGCACCGAAGAACGCATTCGGGCTGCCGTGGCCAGTGGTTTACATGATGCTGTGGGCGGGGATCGTCTCAAGCAGGAGTTGGCCTATATTCTCGGATCCCGCGATTGGCCTCTGGCTTTTCAGCGGTTATCGGAGTGGGGGGCCTTGCGCTGTATTCACCCCGATTTGGAGTGGGATCCCTCCTTGCAGCAGCGGCTACAGCGGGTCGGCGCTTGGGCCAACCATTTTCGCCGTCGGTATCCAGAGTTGGGATCCCATGAGATCTGGCAACTGCGCCTAGAGGCACTGCTACTGACATTGCCCCAAGCCCCCCAGGTGGCCAGCCAACTGCACCTCACCCAAGCAGGCATCGAGCGCCTCCGCAACTCCCCCCATTACCAAACCCTCTTGGCCCGATTGCACCCAGATCTTTCCCCCGATCAGGTGGTGCAGCTGCTCCAGGGGTTGCGGATCCTGGCGGTCATTTTGATGATCGGGATCGCCCCCAAACCGGCACGGCGGCTGATCTGGTGCTACCTACAGGAGTGGCATTGGGTGAAACCACTGCTGAACGGGCACGATTTGCATCGTCTGGGCTATGCGCCGGGTCGGTATTTCCAGGAGATTTTGGATCAGCTGCGCTACCACACTCTCAATGGCCAGCTTGCTACCCCAGCAGAGGCCGAAACTTGGCTTAAGGAGCACTTTCCACTCTCCCAGCCGGCCTCTCAGTCGAATCAGTCGAAATAG